The nucleotide window TTTTTTCCCAAACCATTTATATCTATTCTTGGCTACTATATCATAGAAATAATCTCTTATAGGCTTTGGGATTGCTATTAACAAACGAAATAATGGCCATAGTCCGCTTAGATGACGTGAAATTTTGATAACTGCAGTAGATTTTATATAACTTTTGCCATTCTCAAATAATATTAGAGAATCAAAATCTTCGTTTGCCAAGTTAAATTCTGACATAAGTGCCTTGCCCGTTTCGGACTGAAGTGAAGCAAATCTATATACTGCTTTTGGATCTCTCTGTATGATAAAGTTCACAGACCCTGTGCACAGATTACAAACTCCATCAAACAAAATCACTGGACTTTCAGTATGACTAGGACTCATTAATTTGCCTGGAAAACTATTATTTTTTTCCAACCGCAATAACAATATACCAATTTCCTTGATATTGTGCGATTGGAAGCGGAGTTGGTGTCAGTGGGACTTTAACAGTTCTAATTTCTTTGTTACCATCCACATCAACAGTCTTTTGTGTTTCTACTACAAGTGCCATTAAATGAGTAGGAGGGAATTTATAATAAGCAGGCGATCCCATCATAGTTAGAGTCTTTGTAGATTTATCGTAGCTCGCCATACCGCTGTTGCCTAGCTCATCAAGGCTGATTACTCCCATTTTGTATTCAGGAGGGATTTCTAACTGCATTAGAGAGTTTGTTATATTCGCTAACATTTGTGGATCCGTCACTCTTAGATATGAGACAATCTGTGGATGAATTAGAGACTCCACGCCGGCTTTGTTCTTTGCGTCTATGTCACGAACCAAATTTGCTGCAAGTGCTTCAGGTGTGCCCTGGCCAGCCTGAACAGAATTGTGATAGCCAAAGGATAGAACTGAAATAAGAACAGATCCTAAAATCAATTTGCCGGCAATTTTAATCATGACAATCTCCTTACTGTCTTAATTTTGATAGTAATCTTAGAAATTCTATGTACAGCCATACTAGAGTGATTATAAGACCGAATGCGCCATACCATTCCATATATTTTGGCGCACCATGTTCTGCGCCTTTTTCTATAAAATCAAAATCCAAAACCAAATTTAGCGCTGCAATAACTACAACAAACAAACTAAATAATATCCCAATTGTGCCTCCGGAATGAATAAACGGCACATTAATACTGAAAAAGCCCAGAACAAATGATAGTAAATAAACAACAAATATTGCTCCAGTTGCCGCGACCACTCCCATTCTAAATTTCTCAGTAACTTTTATTAAACCTAATCTATATGTAACGAGCATAGCGAAAAGTGTTCCGAAAGTTAGAGATACAGCTTGAAAAACGATTCCGGAGAACTGAAGTTCAAATATCGCAGAAATACCGCCTATCGCTAAACCTTCA belongs to Thermodesulfobacteriota bacterium and includes:
- a CDS encoding thiol-disulfide oxidoreductase DCC family protein, whose protein sequence is MSPSHTESPVILFDGVCNLCTGSVNFIIQRDPKAVYRFASLQSETGKALMSEFNLANEDFDSLILFENGKSYIKSTAVIKISRHLSGLWPLFRLLIAIPKPIRDYFYDIVAKNRYKWFGKKQTCMVPSADIEMRFLH
- a CDS encoding Bax inhibitor-1/YccA family protein, yielding ESGITTEGGLENASLMYWLYGGLIGGLIFAFITIFKKTWAPITAPIYAILEGLAIGGISAIFELQFSGIVFQAVSLTFGTLFAMLVTYRLGLIKVTEKFRMGVVAATGAIFVVYLLSFVLGFFSINVPFIHSGGTIGILFSLFVVVIAALNLVLDFDFIEKGAEHGAPKYMEWYGAFGLIITLVWLYIEFLRLLSKLRQ